A part of Deinococcus terrestris genomic DNA contains:
- a CDS encoding hypervirulence associated TUDOR domain-containing protein — protein MAFKVGDRVTWQSHGGEAHGKIVRIAHEDGEDGGFHYRASQEDPRYIVELEDGKQAAHTEQALSRA, from the coding sequence ATGGCATTCAAGGTCGGTGACCGGGTGACGTGGCAGAGCCACGGCGGCGAAGCGCACGGCAAGATCGTTCGGATCGCGCACGAGGACGGCGAGGACGGCGGCTTTCACTACCGGGCCAGCCAGGAAGACCCCCGGTACATCGTCGAGCTGGAGGACGGCAAGCAGGCTGCCCATACCGAACAGGCCCTCTCGAGGGCGTAA
- a CDS encoding HEAT repeat domain-containing protein — protein sequence MDGLMDVLQTLDVATRPPATNAQLLHLGEALGSPLPASLAALYRAFDGQDASQTALVFRLLSLQEVQDLLQDGDDWSGLPAEARVFFADDHGNHAFVYLSGPLLGKVGLYDHDEPTAEPVFRSVPSFLTHLIASGNRRMHWEFRAMSRDYPARVDRHTTAELASDRALAAYYLETWQNSEDEEDRLAAVSTAMTLLPYQDTDQIIPFALDQGLGVVEHACIQLGLREWEAAVPTLHQVALDGFPNAQSAAISALGMIDVPAAGQALVDVLRRRAPTAQTWAAALALQQHGYTVVLETNGTGQMRARHDQPWVPFPDPPSSPLGEHQTDYS from the coding sequence ATGGACGGCCTGATGGATGTGCTTCAGACCCTCGACGTCGCCACCCGGCCGCCCGCCACCAACGCCCAGTTGCTTCACCTGGGGGAGGCACTCGGCTCTCCCCTGCCAGCATCTCTCGCCGCGCTCTACCGCGCTTTTGATGGACAGGACGCCTCCCAGACAGCCCTGGTCTTCCGGCTGCTCAGTCTCCAGGAAGTGCAGGACCTTCTCCAGGACGGCGATGACTGGTCCGGTCTGCCCGCAGAGGCTCGGGTGTTTTTCGCGGACGACCACGGCAACCATGCGTTCGTCTACCTGTCCGGTCCCCTCCTCGGCAAGGTCGGCCTGTATGACCATGACGAGCCCACCGCCGAACCCGTCTTCCGGAGCGTGCCGTCGTTCCTCACGCATCTGATCGCCAGTGGCAACCGCAGAATGCACTGGGAATTCAGGGCGATGAGCCGGGACTATCCGGCACGGGTGGACCGCCATACAACGGCAGAACTGGCCTCAGACCGGGCTTTGGCGGCCTACTACCTGGAGACTTGGCAGAACAGCGAGGACGAGGAGGATCGTCTGGCCGCGGTCTCCACCGCGATGACCCTGCTGCCGTATCAGGACACAGATCAGATCATTCCCTTTGCCCTGGACCAGGGGCTGGGAGTGGTGGAACACGCCTGCATTCAGCTAGGACTTCGTGAGTGGGAGGCAGCGGTCCCCACGCTCCACCAGGTGGCCCTGGACGGGTTCCCGAATGCCCAGAGTGCCGCCATTTCAGCACTTGGGATGATTGATGTGCCCGCGGCGGGTCAGGCGTTGGTGGACGTGCTGAGACGCCGGGCACCCACAGCGCAAACGTGGGCAGCGGCCTTGGCCCTGCAACAGCACGGGTACACCGTGGTGCTGGAGACGAATGGAACTGGACAAATGCGGGCCCGTCATGACCAACCGTGGGTGCCGTTTCCTGATCCGCCCTCGTCTCCTCTCGGCGAGCACCAGACAGACTACAGTTGA
- a CDS encoding DNA/RNA non-specific endonuclease — translation MKRVLLLPILLLAACSQTPMPVATDPYDRLIADVGGEVALSERTRDMTPEQARAFFAGYGMGYRHHDALSAQLADGCPRRFSGSDLNTWHSIGGGYYYIDAEGRPRSAYRYLPPISAAARDTTCQGTVGNLDNAAGYDGGHLIGSQLGGWGRRANMAPQQENFNRGNYAQIENQAALCTRLATNSLTYLARVTYPTPGTNTPSTWTLEFKVNGEVFTRTFDNAAYGGSNGTTYRQQAVSWLISKGCS, via the coding sequence ATGAAGCGTGTCCTGCTGTTGCCCATCCTGCTGCTCGCCGCCTGTTCCCAGACCCCCATGCCCGTCGCCACCGACCCCTACGACCGCCTGATCGCGGACGTGGGCGGCGAGGTGGCCCTTAGCGAGCGGACGCGCGACATGACCCCCGAGCAGGCCCGCGCCTTCTTTGCCGGATACGGTATGGGCTACCGCCATCACGACGCCCTGAGCGCCCAGCTCGCCGACGGCTGCCCGCGACGGTTCAGCGGCAGTGACCTGAACACCTGGCATTCCATCGGCGGGGGGTACTACTACATTGACGCCGAGGGCCGACCCCGCAGCGCCTACCGGTACCTTCCTCCCATCAGCGCGGCGGCCCGCGACACCACCTGCCAGGGGACCGTGGGCAACCTGGACAACGCGGCCGGGTACGACGGCGGGCACCTGATCGGCAGCCAGCTCGGGGGTTGGGGGCGGCGGGCCAACATGGCCCCGCAGCAGGAGAACTTCAACCGCGGCAACTACGCGCAGATCGAGAATCAGGCGGCGCTGTGCACGCGGCTGGCGACCAACAGCCTGACCTATCTGGCGCGGGTGACCTACCCGACTCCGGGCACGAATACGCCGAGCACCTGGACGCTGGAATTCAAGGTGAACGGAGAAGTGTTCACGCGGACCTTCGACAACGCGGCGTACGGTGGCTCCAATGGCACGACCTACCGCCAGCAGGCGGTGAGTTGGCTGATCAGCAAGGGGTGCAGCTAA
- a CDS encoding SMI1/KNR4 family protein produces the protein MSALTLARVLAQHFPQVRAHVRAGVTSAALDAAETSLGFPFPQEVRDTYQAADGQDAPLPGVLLGLTWLPLDEVVREHAAWLELAADDASLTSRPAGAVQPVTFSARWLPFASDGAGNGLAVDLDPGPAGKAGQIITYGPDERERLVLAPNLPAFFCWVAEQIGAGRVTVKGDDVRLGGQASFLDAARILF, from the coding sequence ATGAGTGCCCTGACTCTGGCCCGCGTGCTCGCGCAGCACTTCCCCCAGGTCCGGGCGCATGTCCGTGCTGGGGTGACCTCTGCCGCTCTGGACGCCGCGGAAACCAGCCTGGGGTTTCCCTTTCCCCAGGAGGTTCGGGACACCTATCAGGCCGCGGACGGTCAGGACGCCCCCCTGCCGGGCGTTCTGCTGGGCCTGACGTGGTTGCCGCTGGATGAGGTGGTCCGTGAACATGCGGCCTGGCTGGAGCTGGCGGCCGACGATGCCAGCCTCACCAGCAGGCCAGCGGGGGCCGTTCAACCGGTTACCTTCAGTGCTCGCTGGCTCCCCTTCGCTTCGGACGGCGCAGGCAACGGTCTGGCCGTGGATCTCGACCCTGGCCCGGCGGGAAAGGCCGGACAGATCATCACCTACGGGCCGGACGAGCGCGAGCGGCTGGTCCTGGCCCCCAACCTTCCCGCGTTCTTCTGCTGGGTGGCCGAGCAGATCGGGGCCGGACGCGTCACCGTGAAGGGTGACGACGTCCGGCTGGGTGGGCAGGCATCCTTTCTCGACGCCGCCCGCATCCTCTTTTAG